The stretch of DNA ataattttttttcttctaatttcagAGTTCATTGGATAGTCACTATCAAAATTGGCATGAATGGTCTTAAAATGTCGTTCAATATTACTTTTCTTGGGAATCGCAACACTATTATTACATAACAAACAAATACACTTCCCTTTGTAATCAACGAAACAATATAGATGTTCCCATTCATCGTTAAAAGaatatgttctttttcttttacatttatctATGAAGGGcgttaaaacacaaaaaactaGAACTATAACaactctattttaaaaagaaacacaacGTTATTAAACTTAACAACGTTTACTATTTAAAACATAACGAAAGCATAGCAAAGAGGCATTATACCAAAGATAAACAAACAGAAGCTCAAACATAAAAGCGAACTGAAACTAAAACGACAAGTTACAATGCAGTCACAGTTAACCTAGCTGATGCGTCAGAAATTACATCAGTTGCGAAACTAGATCACCCATCCAAACTAGATCACTGTTTAATTTAGGATCCAGTTCATCGCCTTCAACAAAgggttttgaaagaaaagaattatttcggATTACTTGGCAGTTTTAAATGCACTGTCTATGCGTGGTCTATTCGAAATACGATCACACACTAACAAAAAATACGTGCGTGTTATAATATTAGATACGCTCGAGGTTAACAAACTGCTAATCTATTCACAATCCTAAACTCAACTGACTACTTGCTGTTTATCGCCGTCTGACAAGAGCATTATTTGACAAGAGCATTTACATTAGTCCAGCGAGGGCGCATTAAAAATCAATCGAGGGCGCCGCGTTGCCTACCCCTGGTTTAGATGAAGGAAAGAGGTGTCGAATCATGGGGAGGCTAGAAGCAAACTAATCTCAATTGCAGATTTGTAGAGAGTTCAATTTAACACCCAGCGTAGTGtataatatctgaaaaaagttccAGGATACCAGATCCATCGAGAGAAATCAGGGCAAAGTAGTCCAAAAGCCACGATGACCAGGGAAGATCGCCATTTGTCCATTATATAGCGAGGCGTAACAGAGGGCTACAGCTTCGCAGCTCTCTTGTGACTTGTATGCAGCCACAGGAGCCCGTGTATCAAGGGTGACTGTTCCAAACGACTTCATGAGAGAGGGTTGCTTGCAAGAAGACCCGCTGTTTGCGTCCCGCTCATTTCTACGAACAGGAGAGTCCGTTTAGCATGCCACAGAGAGCCTACAGATTGAAGCATGGGTCAATGGGCAACCGTTCTCTTCACTGATGAGTCCCGGTTCAGCCTAAACACCGATTCTCGCCGTATGTTTATACGGAGAGAATCAGGGACCATCTACCTATCCCCCAATGTTCACAAAATTGACCATTATGACTGCGTAGGTTTAATGGTCTGGTGTGAAATATTATGTGCTTATGCGAAGCCTATTTTTGTTCCTATTTAAAGATGGCAACGAGAAGTTTTTTTGGTGATTGCCATGGTAagtttagaatgaaaataatagttttgagaGAGTTTAAGATTTGTCTTTTGAACTTTCGGCGATTCTgtaattttgttgtaaataaatcttcctttttataataaacgTAATAGTAGAGGTTTCTTgattatttgattcgaagtctTTCTTTGAGGTCATCTTTtgattttgtgtatttttttgacatatggCGTCCGCTACAGGACTTTGAATTTCTGTTGAGATTTTAGAAAACGACTATTACTGAATCTGAGTGAAAATGGAAGTATTGAAACAAGTGAGAACACAGCATCGTAGATTGTTTACTGAGTCATGCaatgattttgcaaaaattgagaCTGAAATGAACGATGAAGagaaattgttgaaattaaGAATCATATCAGAAAAAGGTAAGCAATTACTTATATCTGAAGAAAATGTAAGAACTGAGTTGTTTTCGGAAGTTCgagatgaaaaagaaattgataaagaAATAGATGATTCCGAAtcttatattgataaaattagagtttttgatattaaattggaaaatttactNAAAACATAATATGTCCGTTACTAGCCATTTAGTTGTTGGTCCGACTAATTTGCAGTATCCAAAGATTAAGCTTCCAGTCTTTGatggaaatttgaaaaactggCTCAGTTTTTGGTGCCAATTTGAGAAAATTGACAAAGATCAGAATATTGGCGACcatgataaatttctttatttatcgcAATCCATGTTAAAAGGATCACCTGCTGATGAACTTTTAAAGAGTTTTCCACCGAGTGGAGAGAGTTATAAAACTGCACTTAATCAACTTAAAATTAGATATGGAAAGGATGAATTGCTGATTCAAGTGTATGTGAGAGAGTTATTAGCTTTAGTATTACAGAAGCAAAGCAAATCAGAGAAATCTCTGCGGAAACTTTATGATCAAATTGAGTCAAAACTTCGATCACTAGAAGTGTTAGGAGTAACAAGAGAAAAATATGCTGCAATGTTGTTTCCTCTAGCCGAGTCATCAATTCCGGAGGAAACAATCAAAGCGTGGGAAAGATATCGGACTATAAATAAGCGGTCAATTGCTCATGTTGTTCCAAATGCTGAAGGAGCTGAACCAACTACCAAGACTGACTTGGATACTTTGCTAGAGTTCTTAGATGGAGAAGTGGAGGCTGAAGAGAGAGTGAACATGGCATCTCAATCCTTCGTGAGAGGTATAGATGATAGTGAGAAACGAAGAATTCCTACGAACGGTAGATTCcacttgaaacaaaaatttggtaaatctgCACAAGTACCTTCCACTTCTGAATTGCTTACTTCACCATATGAAAAGAGAAAGTGCCTTTTTTGTGAAAACCAGCACAATTCTTGGGATTGtgaatatgcaaaaaattggAGTTTAAATGATAGAGAAACTGCTGTTGCAATATCACGTTGTTGTTTCTTATGCTTACGACCAGGGCACAGAGTAATAAATTGCAGACGGAAACCATGCTTTAATTGTGGAAAAAAGCACAACATACTTCTTTGCAGAGGAGTTGCGGCCAGTAATGAATTTCAAAACCCAGAGAGTGAAGCAACCGAGAATGTCGTTGGCGATAACGTCTTAACTAGCCAATCACTTCATTCTGAAGTTTT from Parasteatoda tepidariorum isolate YZ-2023 unplaced genomic scaffold, CAS_Ptep_4.0 HiC_scaffold_1734, whole genome shotgun sequence encodes:
- the LOC139427314 gene encoding uncharacterized protein, giving the protein MSVTSHLVVGPTNLQYPKIKLPVFDGNLKNWLSFWCQFEKIDKDQNIGDHDKFLYLSQSMLKGSPADELLKSFPPSGESYKTALNQLKIRYGKDELLIQVYVRELLALVLQKQSKSEKSLRKLYDQIESKLRSLEVLGVTREKYAAMLFPLAESSIPEETIKAWERYRTINKRSIAHVVPNAEGAEPTTKTDLDTLLEFLDGEVEAEERVNMASQSFVRGIDDSEKRRIPTNGRFHLKQKFGKSAQVPSTSELLTSPYEKRKCLFCENQHNSWDCEYAKNWSLNDRETAVAISRCCFLCLRPGHRVINCRRKPCFNCGKKHNILLCRGVAASNEFQNPESEATENVVGDNVLTSQSLHSEVLLQTLVLRIRNGNKDKLVYHQVRSIILNKVTLASIDNKFNCKVLCLDQPVICDYVKRIPYGPWIKELNEYGICVNDTEYSSLGVSNDVKLLLGADVAGKLLTGNVKCLIEGPVAVESHLGWTLMGKIPISDVAVTTNSSLSLLLTEASVNQLWSLDVLGITDPSAKKVKAELQRATQEYFLETIRLDVENRFVVSMPWLEDHPPLPTNYDLEYKRLNSTVNRLKSQ